In Vreelandella piezotolerans, one genomic interval encodes:
- a CDS encoding ATP-binding protein — translation MPQSPELAGGEGFTFEGDAAAFYLTALLAEAFAPGIDDRIVVRVSVQQRDFGEPLDDVIVDFGGIAKNPARLSLQVKRSLTISKAKTNKDFRDIIRDSWATIKKSDFRINADRYGAAVGTVTPTKERALNTLCDWARESLTADHFDARFAKDGSASADITAVKNDVIALLEEAKGTPCTSEEVHQFLAHFVLIQFDFLREGATDPPDAINRIRDCLVPDDAAKAPLVWSRVVQLARASAGKSGQFDRARLVRSISSVARLRGATSLCRDLDKLKELARSYENLIPDDVGGIKLDRTSLLERLDAKLTAARVVQVRGLPGSGKSVLVRRAVQRALERGPILFLKAEQLEGTSWVSYAASQRLSGAPLEQLLVEIGAAGTPILFIDAIDRIEKEHQPIILDVIRVIAESPLLDNWRVVVSLRDTGIEVLRNWLGHFLDVLKVETLDVGQLSDEEAETLAKAKPHLRPLLFGSAQVQEIVRRPFFAKVLNQSYVADTSVPTFAPRSEVDLIENWWRRGGYNETGQSAIERQCALLDLARIRARQLSQPIRISQLTSAAHIDDLRSDGILQNAREGISVRFAHDIFFEWAFFYVLADRGPQWIEEIKTCGEPPAVARVVELVSQWEYAQGEDWPTYLAQTEGSDLRSQWLRAWLIGPLGTARFEADEGQFATAVFADDFRLFRKVLVWFQAEKTSPNASILAGTLPQEQRQRFADLLGWPSDFAAWRHLIGFILRRVSDIPQRLYPEVVAIFEVWQNALAELRNPTSRALLQQCAIWLAAIDALSTADGPDENSEYWARVPDLGAFRKSLGQLLLRSSRAEPTLAADYLQRVVALERIRDDAFHDIIAYSPVLAQSLPQSIVELSLVFLREELPDEQVAREKQELRTAYEWRKAILAKPEAERTRKQQMALSFGVSLRTVGDFSYHDWERLSIHDDYRSFSPPSPLREPFHSLFQSSPDEALRLFRELCNHAMTAWRQLHRYSRDRDGTPIPLELTFPWGTQKFWGTDREYLWFRSTWAPNAIGCGFMALEEWCFAELERNRSVDELIQRIVEGNECMAILGVASMLALHTETVSEGTLPLFTSQRLLAADHNRMAQDLSSTANLIGFTQRTDMPHVEAIQAANARPVRKKQLSWMVPRFIFEPGPISDQAREAILNFKNDLPFQYEEHRDIPEAREDLTKQALEYAELADTENYQAYRTEEGSDQIAIVHVSPSAAEPENVARAEEATKYLRLTGLWTWASKSFEEKTLNDTYTIEDAIVLSKEADARDLFEHPGSENEEEQLGMRRGAVAATAAIVLNFREGCTHEDLGWARGVLGRAIRLPENFDLMWSPSSVVPWHQGIYVARGLAADLREGTAARGATRDLLGLIAHPLEVVSLAALEEACKLWPKDSKLTWAALILAFSLCHVPSRPRDQPRQHGEAIHTSNEAQAAVNAALAFYEHGRGWAPLPLPPPAWVKVEPGKGRREHQRYEDYDLDDATDAAEVWGEPDVFWHSKQAAEVLQRIPFDEVINSSAKRVLLDFLASVLDWTNQKNAPPWVKPGRRDRSATQIFEWTHTLGSRLGHVAGLIPLADFQARFLDPILGLEGDNCWALLSPLASTYVCAYLYDAPVVPADAVATLDLCLGRLLQAPVFMRDTYRSGEFSGFDQPKLVRTLMFVSVERAELAARYVNGDWSEISRILPLIDRFIRAGGWAVSVMDPFLTLCERARANYPAEAFADQVLAIIGDGPDNLKGWHGTFIPARIAELVQHFAHRDAPMTLAIAQKFLRILDMLVDMGDRRSAALQLGEAFREVRLPS, via the coding sequence ATGCCACAATCACCTGAACTCGCCGGCGGCGAAGGTTTTACCTTTGAAGGGGACGCGGCTGCGTTCTACCTCACCGCATTGCTAGCCGAGGCTTTTGCACCCGGCATTGATGATCGAATCGTTGTCCGAGTGTCGGTTCAGCAGCGCGACTTCGGCGAACCGCTCGATGATGTAATCGTCGATTTTGGAGGGATAGCAAAGAACCCCGCTCGACTTAGCCTCCAGGTGAAACGTTCACTTACGATCAGCAAGGCAAAAACGAATAAAGACTTTCGCGACATCATCCGAGACAGTTGGGCCACAATCAAAAAGTCCGACTTCCGCATCAACGCTGATCGCTATGGGGCAGCGGTTGGCACGGTTACGCCTACCAAAGAAAGGGCGCTCAACACCCTTTGCGATTGGGCCCGTGAAAGTCTGACAGCTGACCATTTCGACGCTCGCTTTGCGAAAGATGGCAGCGCTAGCGCCGACATCACAGCGGTCAAGAACGACGTCATTGCCCTACTGGAAGAGGCGAAGGGGACACCGTGCACGAGTGAAGAAGTGCACCAGTTCCTGGCGCACTTTGTGCTCATCCAGTTCGATTTCCTTCGAGAAGGAGCCACTGATCCGCCTGATGCCATTAATCGCATTCGAGATTGTCTCGTGCCCGATGACGCAGCCAAAGCCCCACTCGTCTGGTCGCGGGTCGTTCAGTTAGCCCGCGCATCAGCAGGGAAGTCAGGCCAGTTTGATCGCGCGCGGCTTGTGCGTTCGATCTCATCTGTCGCACGCCTTCGAGGCGCGACGTCCTTGTGCCGAGATCTCGACAAGTTGAAGGAGCTCGCAAGGAGCTACGAGAACCTTATTCCGGACGATGTTGGCGGAATAAAGCTCGACCGAACCTCGCTCCTTGAGAGGCTGGACGCCAAGCTTACCGCAGCCCGTGTCGTCCAGGTCCGAGGCCTGCCAGGAAGTGGCAAATCAGTCTTGGTGAGGCGAGCGGTACAACGCGCGCTAGAACGCGGACCGATCCTCTTCCTCAAAGCCGAACAGCTCGAAGGCACCAGTTGGGTCAGCTACGCGGCCTCGCAGAGACTCTCTGGTGCTCCCCTGGAGCAACTTCTCGTGGAGATCGGAGCCGCCGGCACTCCCATTTTGTTTATCGATGCAATTGATCGCATTGAGAAGGAGCACCAGCCCATAATCCTCGACGTAATCCGTGTCATCGCGGAGTCGCCGCTGCTCGATAATTGGCGCGTCGTTGTCTCCCTGCGCGACACAGGGATTGAAGTGCTTCGCAATTGGTTAGGCCACTTCCTTGATGTCCTGAAGGTCGAGACGCTTGACGTTGGTCAGCTGAGCGACGAAGAGGCTGAGACGCTTGCAAAAGCCAAACCACACCTGAGGCCACTTCTGTTTGGATCAGCGCAGGTGCAAGAGATCGTCCGACGCCCCTTTTTCGCGAAGGTGCTGAACCAGAGTTATGTGGCTGACACCAGCGTCCCGACATTCGCTCCCCGATCTGAAGTCGATTTGATCGAGAATTGGTGGCGGCGGGGTGGCTACAACGAGACCGGCCAAAGCGCGATTGAGCGTCAGTGCGCATTGCTCGACTTGGCACGTATTCGTGCCCGCCAGCTAAGCCAGCCGATTCGCATTAGTCAGCTAACCTCGGCCGCACACATTGATGATCTAAGATCGGATGGCATACTTCAGAACGCTCGTGAAGGGATCTCCGTCCGCTTCGCTCACGATATTTTCTTCGAATGGGCCTTCTTCTATGTCCTGGCTGATCGCGGGCCCCAATGGATCGAAGAGATCAAGACCTGCGGCGAGCCGCCAGCGGTCGCACGCGTCGTCGAACTTGTTTCCCAATGGGAGTACGCACAGGGAGAAGACTGGCCAACGTACCTCGCCCAAACCGAGGGGTCGGACCTTAGATCACAATGGCTGAGAGCGTGGCTGATCGGTCCCCTCGGAACTGCGAGGTTCGAAGCTGATGAGGGCCAGTTCGCGACGGCTGTCTTTGCCGACGACTTCCGGCTTTTCAGAAAGGTGCTCGTCTGGTTTCAGGCGGAGAAGACCTCTCCGAATGCGAGTATCCTGGCTGGCACGCTCCCACAGGAGCAACGCCAACGGTTCGCTGATCTTCTCGGCTGGCCTTCCGACTTCGCCGCGTGGCGTCACCTCATCGGCTTTATTCTCCGGCGCGTTTCAGATATTCCACAGAGGCTATATCCGGAGGTAGTCGCAATCTTCGAGGTCTGGCAGAACGCCCTAGCCGAACTTCGCAACCCGACATCTCGCGCTCTTTTACAACAATGCGCTATCTGGCTCGCCGCCATCGACGCGCTTAGTACCGCTGATGGGCCTGACGAAAACTCTGAGTACTGGGCGCGGGTGCCCGACTTGGGCGCTTTCCGAAAATCTCTTGGCCAACTTCTCTTAAGATCGTCGAGAGCCGAGCCGACCCTTGCGGCCGACTATTTGCAGCGGGTCGTCGCTTTAGAACGCATCCGTGATGATGCGTTTCATGACATTATTGCCTACTCACCTGTACTCGCCCAATCGCTGCCTCAGTCGATCGTTGAGCTTTCACTGGTTTTCTTGCGCGAAGAGCTTCCTGACGAGCAAGTTGCCCGTGAAAAGCAGGAGCTTCGGACCGCATACGAGTGGCGCAAGGCCATTCTGGCCAAGCCTGAAGCCGAGCGCACGCGTAAACAGCAAATGGCGCTTTCCTTCGGTGTTTCTTTGCGAACGGTCGGCGATTTCAGTTACCACGACTGGGAAAGGCTTTCGATCCACGACGACTACCGAAGCTTCTCGCCCCCTTCGCCGCTTAGAGAGCCCTTTCACTCACTTTTCCAATCATCACCCGACGAGGCCCTGCGTCTCTTTCGGGAACTGTGCAATCACGCGATGACCGCGTGGCGACAGCTGCATCGTTATTCACGAGACCGTGATGGCACCCCCATACCGCTCGAACTGACATTTCCTTGGGGTACCCAAAAGTTCTGGGGCACCGACCGGGAGTATCTTTGGTTTCGGTCGACGTGGGCGCCCAATGCCATCGGCTGCGGGTTTATGGCGCTTGAGGAGTGGTGCTTCGCCGAGCTTGAGCGTAACAGGTCCGTCGACGAGTTGATCCAGCGAATCGTCGAGGGGAATGAGTGTATGGCTATCCTAGGCGTCGCGTCGATGCTTGCGCTCCATACTGAGACGGTGTCCGAAGGGACGTTGCCGCTCTTCACCTCACAGCGCCTGTTGGCGGCAGACCATAACCGAATGGCGCAAGATTTATCGTCAACTGCGAACCTGATCGGCTTCACGCAACGCACCGACATGCCGCACGTAGAGGCGATCCAAGCAGCAAACGCCCGGCCGGTTCGCAAGAAACAGCTTAGCTGGATGGTGCCCAGGTTCATCTTTGAGCCTGGACCGATCAGTGATCAAGCCCGTGAAGCAATACTTAATTTCAAGAACGATCTGCCATTTCAGTACGAAGAGCACCGCGACATTCCTGAGGCACGGGAGGACCTCACAAAGCAGGCCCTCGAATATGCCGAGTTGGCGGACACAGAAAACTATCAGGCCTACCGCACGGAAGAGGGTTCGGATCAAATAGCGATTGTCCACGTTAGCCCTTCCGCTGCTGAGCCTGAAAATGTCGCCAGGGCCGAAGAGGCTACTAAGTACCTCAGGCTGACCGGCCTTTGGACGTGGGCATCCAAATCATTCGAAGAGAAGACGTTAAACGACACCTATACGATAGAGGATGCCATTGTGTTGTCCAAGGAAGCGGACGCCAGAGACTTATTCGAACACCCGGGCAGCGAGAACGAAGAAGAACAGTTGGGAATGCGTCGGGGTGCAGTCGCCGCCACGGCGGCCATAGTGCTTAACTTCCGAGAAGGCTGTACACACGAAGACCTTGGGTGGGCTCGTGGTGTCCTGGGACGCGCGATCCGTCTGCCAGAAAATTTCGATCTGATGTGGTCCCCCAGTTCCGTCGTCCCATGGCACCAGGGGATCTATGTGGCCCGAGGCCTCGCAGCGGATCTCCGCGAAGGTACAGCGGCACGCGGTGCGACTCGCGACCTCCTTGGGCTGATTGCACACCCACTGGAAGTCGTTTCGTTGGCCGCGCTTGAAGAAGCCTGCAAGCTTTGGCCTAAGGACTCCAAATTGACTTGGGCCGCGCTGATCTTGGCATTTTCACTCTGCCACGTTCCTTCTCGGCCGCGGGACCAGCCCCGTCAACACGGTGAAGCAATCCATACATCGAATGAAGCACAAGCAGCTGTCAACGCGGCGCTTGCGTTCTATGAGCATGGAAGAGGATGGGCGCCTCTCCCGTTACCGCCTCCAGCCTGGGTGAAGGTCGAACCCGGGAAGGGGCGGCGTGAGCATCAAAGATATGAAGATTACGACTTGGATGATGCAACCGACGCTGCTGAGGTATGGGGTGAACCGGATGTCTTCTGGCACTCAAAGCAGGCTGCAGAAGTCCTTCAGCGCATCCCCTTCGACGAGGTTATAAACAGCAGTGCAAAGAGAGTGCTTCTCGACTTCCTTGCCAGTGTTCTCGACTGGACCAACCAGAAAAATGCGCCACCGTGGGTGAAGCCTGGACGCCGTGATCGGTCAGCGACCCAGATCTTTGAGTGGACGCATACGCTCGGATCAAGGTTGGGTCACGTGGCTGGCCTTATCCCGCTTGCTGACTTTCAGGCCCGCTTCCTTGACCCGATTTTGGGTCTCGAAGGCGACAATTGCTGGGCTCTCCTCTCTCCACTCGCGAGCACCTACGTCTGCGCTTATCTGTACGATGCGCCGGTCGTTCCAGCCGACGCGGTTGCGACGCTTGACCTCTGTCTCGGGCGGCTTCTCCAGGCCCCCGTCTTCATGCGCGACACCTACCGAAGCGGAGAATTCTCAGGCTTCGATCAACCCAAGCTTGTTCGCACGTTGATGTTTGTCTCAGTCGAGCGCGCGGAATTGGCCGCTCGCTACGTGAATGGCGACTGGTCCGAAATCAGCCGCATTCTGCCATTGATTGATCGTTTCATTCGCGCTGGCGGATGGGCTGTTTCCGTGATGGACCCGTTCTTGACGCTCTGTGAGCGAGCTAGGGCCAACTATCCGGCCGAAGCCTTCGCGGACCAAGTGCTCGCAATTATCGGCGACGGCCCCGACAATCTAAAGGGTTGGCATGGAACGTTCATTCCGGCGCGAATCGCAGAACTGGTTCAGCACTTTGCACATCGTGACGCACCAATGACACTGGCTATAGCTCAGAAATTCCTGCGGATCCTCGACATGCTGGTCGACATGGGCGACAGGCGAAGTGCGGCGCTTCAGCTTGGTGAGGCATTTCGCGAAGTTCGTTTGCCTTCCTAA
- a CDS encoding transposase — MPRFKVYNYDQNAMVVINYQDQLQPGTFEHAVHYLIEHKLDLSVFHPGYRNDTTGRLAYDPAILLKIILFAYSKGITSSREMQWCCETNIIFKALSCDTVPHFTTLASFVSRHADEIEALFEQVLLVCHEQGLLGNELFAIDGCKMSSDASKEWSGTFKELSEKREKLRGLVRHHLLEHYARDEAETEADLDRDIRRARMILSLDAAMNKVDRFLKTHSPRMGRGKRIKEVKSNLTDNESAKMTTSKGTIQGYNGVATVDKKHQIIIDAQASGEGQEHHTLQPVLESVEARFKKLGIVDNIYQTGTVVTADTGFANEANMKYLHERQINGYIPDNQFRSRDPKFADQKDKYGKRHQHLPDKGWRETTPASAFQFDPVALTCICPTGEKLSYRGQRETDTGKVRVHFEGRLLQCRHCPKKSRCMQNPGSADHRQGAGRQVSFIIENKRLPNYTDWMKHRVDSPKGKEIYSHRMSVVEPVFGNIGTTKRLNRFSLRGKKKVQGQWQLYCLVHNIEKLVNYGHLASS; from the coding sequence ATGCCGCGCTTCAAGGTTTACAACTACGATCAGAACGCCATGGTGGTGATCAACTACCAGGATCAGCTTCAGCCTGGCACCTTCGAACACGCAGTGCATTACCTGATCGAGCACAAACTCGACTTGTCGGTTTTCCATCCGGGGTATCGCAACGACACGACAGGTCGGTTGGCCTATGATCCGGCCATCCTGTTGAAGATCATCCTGTTTGCCTACTCAAAAGGGATCACCTCTAGTCGTGAGATGCAGTGGTGCTGCGAGACCAATATCATTTTCAAAGCCCTTTCCTGCGATACCGTTCCCCACTTTACCACTCTGGCAAGCTTCGTTAGTCGGCATGCCGACGAAATTGAAGCGCTCTTTGAGCAAGTGCTGTTGGTGTGCCACGAACAAGGCTTACTGGGCAACGAACTCTTTGCCATTGATGGCTGCAAGATGTCCTCCGATGCCTCTAAAGAGTGGTCGGGTACGTTCAAGGAGTTGAGCGAGAAGCGGGAGAAGCTGAGAGGCCTGGTTCGGCATCACCTGCTAGAGCACTACGCTCGTGATGAAGCCGAAACGGAAGCCGATCTGGATCGGGACATTCGCCGAGCCAGGATGATCCTCTCACTAGATGCTGCCATGAACAAAGTGGATCGCTTCCTAAAGACGCACAGCCCAAGGATGGGCCGGGGGAAGCGAATCAAGGAGGTGAAGAGCAACCTCACCGATAACGAAAGCGCCAAGATGACCACTAGTAAAGGCACGATCCAGGGTTATAACGGTGTGGCGACGGTGGATAAGAAGCATCAGATCATCATTGACGCTCAGGCCTCTGGTGAAGGCCAGGAACACCACACCTTGCAGCCCGTACTGGAAAGCGTAGAAGCGCGCTTTAAAAAGCTAGGCATTGTGGACAACATCTACCAGACAGGCACCGTCGTGACCGCAGATACAGGCTTCGCCAATGAAGCAAATATGAAGTACCTGCACGAACGCCAGATCAATGGCTACATCCCCGATAACCAGTTCCGCAGCCGAGATCCGAAGTTCGCCGACCAGAAAGATAAATACGGAAAGCGCCACCAGCACCTACCGGACAAAGGCTGGCGTGAGACGACGCCAGCCAGCGCGTTCCAGTTTGATCCAGTAGCGCTCACGTGTATCTGCCCAACCGGCGAAAAGCTGTCTTATCGCGGGCAACGAGAAACGGACACTGGCAAGGTTCGGGTACACTTTGAAGGACGTTTGCTGCAATGTCGGCACTGCCCAAAGAAATCCCGTTGCATGCAGAACCCGGGCTCGGCCGATCATCGCCAAGGCGCAGGGCGACAAGTATCTTTTATTATCGAGAACAAACGCTTACCCAATTACACAGACTGGATGAAACACCGGGTGGATAGCCCGAAGGGCAAGGAAATCTACAGCCATCGTATGTCAGTCGTAGAGCCGGTATTCGGCAACATTGGCACGACGAAAAGGCTGAACCGATTCAGTCTACGGGGTAAGAAAAAGGTGCAGGGGCAGTGGCAGCTCTACTGCCTGGTTCACAACATTGAGAAGTTAGTGAATTATGGTCATTTGGCCTCGTCATGA
- a CDS encoding DEAD/DEAH box helicase, which translates to MPFSTLGLSRPLVQAITELGYQTPTPIQEQAIPAILSGKDLIATAQTGTGKTAAFVLPLLEQFSKAAEPLRGKRIRALILVPTRELAVQVDASVAQYAKHTPLTSMAAYGGVDTAPQKERLIEGVDILVATPGRLLDLAHQRALHFDELQVMVLDEADRMVDMGFVDDIHKIIVRLPENRQNLLFTATMTNDVRAIAHAFSDSKMTDMAANISITPNVRAAATIKQWLITVDKDTKSALLSHLINEQAWDQALIFVEKKHSAAKLVAQLEKRGIQADSIHGGRSQAMREKVLGQFKSGELKYLVATGVAARGLDIGELSRVVNYDLPFQPEEYIHRIGRTGRAGASGEAISLVDISDFKNLCAIERRLKNTIERKEVEGFPVKKAVPASNLNHVKKSSR; encoded by the coding sequence ATGCCCTTTTCAACCCTAGGCTTGTCCCGCCCGCTCGTTCAGGCGATTACTGAACTCGGTTACCAAACGCCAACGCCCATCCAAGAACAAGCGATTCCTGCCATTCTGTCGGGCAAAGATTTAATCGCCACCGCACAAACCGGCACGGGCAAAACCGCGGCTTTTGTGTTGCCGCTGCTGGAACAGTTCAGCAAAGCCGCAGAACCGCTGCGCGGTAAACGCATTCGCGCACTCATCCTTGTACCCACTCGCGAGCTGGCGGTTCAGGTGGACGCCAGCGTGGCGCAATACGCCAAGCATACCCCGCTCACCTCAATGGCCGCGTACGGCGGTGTGGATACCGCGCCGCAAAAAGAGCGCTTGATCGAAGGGGTGGATATTCTGGTCGCCACACCGGGCAGGCTGCTGGATTTGGCGCACCAGCGCGCGCTGCACTTCGATGAACTGCAAGTCATGGTATTGGACGAAGCAGACAGAATGGTCGATATGGGCTTTGTCGATGATATCCACAAAATCATCGTGCGCCTGCCAGAGAACCGACAGAACCTGCTGTTCACGGCCACCATGACCAACGACGTGCGCGCCATCGCCCACGCGTTTTCAGACAGCAAAATGACCGACATGGCGGCGAACATCTCCATTACGCCCAACGTGCGCGCCGCCGCCACCATCAAACAGTGGCTGATCACGGTCGACAAAGACACCAAGTCCGCCCTGCTAAGCCACTTGATCAACGAGCAAGCGTGGGATCAGGCGCTGATCTTCGTAGAGAAAAAGCACAGTGCCGCCAAGCTGGTGGCCCAGCTGGAAAAGCGCGGTATTCAAGCGGATTCCATCCATGGCGGCAGAAGCCAGGCCATGCGCGAAAAGGTGTTGGGTCAGTTCAAATCGGGCGAACTGAAGTACTTGGTGGCCACCGGCGTCGCCGCTCGGGGGTTGGATATTGGCGAGCTCAGCCGCGTGGTGAATTACGATTTACCCTTCCAGCCAGAAGAGTACATCCACCGCATTGGCCGCACCGGCCGCGCGGGTGCTTCCGGTGAAGCGATCTCGCTGGTCGATATCAGCGACTTTAAAAACCTGTGTGCGATTGAAAGGCGTTTGAAAAACACGATTGAGCGCAAAGAAGTGGAAGGGTTCCCGGTTAAGAAAGCCGTGCCCGCGTCTAACTTGAACCACGTTAAAAAAAGTAGCCGTTAA
- a CDS encoding tetratricopeptide repeat protein, translating to MINTKIYKAVYELAEKLMKAAAKDDRATFEALYAELEAICTEHENTEKDHPEQWETLADFTEELEDALPIYQKALDKAVAKKSNDHIASIGFSMASLHVELGDTQAAIERLQQAQASAETIEDNELKAEVDDLLATLTHA from the coding sequence ATGATTAACACCAAAATTTACAAGGCGGTGTACGAGCTCGCCGAAAAGCTGATGAAGGCGGCTGCTAAAGATGACCGCGCCACGTTTGAAGCGCTGTATGCCGAGCTTGAGGCGATCTGCACCGAGCACGAAAATACCGAGAAAGACCACCCGGAGCAGTGGGAAACCCTGGCCGATTTCACCGAAGAGCTAGAGGACGCGCTGCCCATCTACCAAAAAGCGCTGGATAAAGCGGTCGCGAAGAAGTCGAACGACCATATCGCTTCGATTGGGTTTTCCATGGCGTCGCTACACGTGGAGTTGGGCGACACCCAGGCGGCCATTGAACGCTTGCAGCAGGCCCAGGCCAGCGCCGAAACGATTGAAGATAACGAGCTGAAAGCAGAAGTCGATGACCTGCTGGCTACGCTCACCCACGCCTAG
- a CDS encoding DUF1456 family protein, with translation MTNNDIFRCIRYTFDLKDNTIVKIFALADVNVTQEQVTAWLKKDEDDAFVTMKNKELAAFLNGFISFKRGKREGPPPAPEAQLNNNMVFQKLRIALNMKAEDILEVFDQMGLPLSPHELSAFFRKPSHKNSRECKDQMLRNFLMGVQRQLRPNDNS, from the coding sequence TTGACCAATAACGATATTTTTCGCTGTATTCGCTACACCTTCGATTTGAAAGACAACACCATCGTCAAGATCTTCGCCCTGGCGGACGTGAACGTGACCCAGGAGCAGGTGACGGCATGGCTGAAAAAAGATGAAGACGACGCCTTCGTGACCATGAAGAACAAAGAGCTAGCGGCGTTTTTGAACGGTTTCATCAGCTTCAAGCGGGGCAAGCGCGAAGGCCCACCGCCTGCCCCGGAAGCGCAGTTGAACAACAATATGGTGTTCCAGAAACTGCGCATCGCGCTGAACATGAAGGCGGAGGATATTTTAGAGGTGTTCGATCAGATGGGCCTGCCGCTTAGCCCTCACGAACTCAGCGCGTTTTTCCGCAAGCCCAGCCACAAGAATTCCCGCGAGTGCAAAGACCAAATGCTGCGTAATTTCTTGATGGGCGTCCAGCGGCAGCTTCGCCCCAACGATAACAGTTAA
- a CDS encoding class I SAM-dependent DNA methyltransferase encodes MSVNALYTDLSGYYDLMCVDIDYQAQSNAIRRLHQIFGNEGKRHLDVACGTGPHVRHFLDAGFTSSGLDINQPMLDIAAQRCPEASFSLQDMSRFEVNEPLDLITCFLYSIHYNDGLDKLGDCIASAHRALNEGGVFCFNAVDKQRIDNELFVKHTAQQAEETFSFRSGWHYSGQGERQSLRLSIEKTTAETTQVWHDEHPMVAVSFSELIALLEPTFEVHVFEHDYQTITPWDNVSGNAIFVCVKRERLA; translated from the coding sequence ATGTCCGTCAACGCGCTCTACACCGACCTGTCTGGCTACTACGATTTGATGTGCGTCGACATCGACTACCAGGCCCAGAGCAACGCCATTCGTCGTCTGCATCAGATTTTTGGCAACGAAGGCAAACGCCATCTGGATGTCGCCTGCGGCACCGGCCCCCACGTGCGTCATTTTCTGGATGCTGGCTTCACCAGCAGTGGCTTGGACATCAACCAGCCGATGTTGGATATCGCCGCCCAACGCTGCCCAGAGGCAAGCTTCTCACTGCAGGACATGAGCCGCTTCGAGGTCAATGAGCCGCTGGACCTCATCACCTGCTTTCTCTACTCCATCCACTACAACGATGGCCTGGACAAGCTCGGCGACTGCATCGCCAGCGCTCACCGCGCCTTGAACGAGGGCGGCGTGTTCTGCTTCAACGCGGTGGATAAACAGCGAATCGATAACGAGCTGTTCGTCAAGCACACGGCCCAGCAGGCGGAGGAGACGTTCTCTTTCCGCTCGGGATGGCACTACAGCGGCCAGGGGGAGCGGCAGTCGCTGCGGCTGAGCATCGAAAAAACCACGGCGGAGACAACGCAAGTGTGGCATGACGAGCACCCCATGGTGGCCGTCAGTTTTAGCGAACTCATCGCCCTGCTAGAGCCTACCTTCGAGGTGCACGTGTTCGAGCACGATTACCAGACCATCACGCCCTGGGATAACGTCTCAGGCAATGCGATCTTCGTATGTGTGAAGCGCGAGCGCCTCGCTTAA
- a CDS encoding DUF4019 domain-containing protein, whose translation MPKPFALILSALLLAMTSYVQASTTEAAEAAALAWLEAIDQGEYEQAWEKSSPLLKTPLSPTMLQRVVTLARNDLGSVESRRRIRMSQYTSMPGAPRNDYKEFAFQTQFTNNQRVVEVVTPHLEEGTWRVSGYYVQ comes from the coding sequence ATGCCAAAACCCTTTGCTCTCATTCTTTCTGCGTTGCTCCTGGCGATGACTTCTTATGTGCAGGCGTCTACCACCGAGGCGGCGGAAGCGGCCGCGCTCGCTTGGCTGGAAGCGATCGATCAAGGTGAATATGAGCAGGCTTGGGAAAAGTCGTCGCCGCTGTTGAAGACGCCGCTTTCCCCCACCATGCTGCAGCGCGTGGTGACGCTGGCCCGCAACGATTTGGGCAGCGTCGAGTCGCGGCGGCGCATCCGCATGTCGCAGTACACCTCGATGCCTGGGGCGCCGCGCAACGACTACAAAGAGTTCGCTTTTCAAACCCAGTTCACGAATAACCAACGCGTGGTCGAAGTCGTCACGCCACATCTGGAAGAGGGCACGTGGCGAGTGAGCGGCTACTACGTGCAGTAA
- a CDS encoding YqaA family protein: MAFTSTRTKQWFERINGSKNMLWLLATLSFLETIILPIPIELVLIPLMAVNRQRIWAMATATTLGCLAASIVGYGVGMVLYQSVGTWFIDFMGMQQSYQAFQSFFDQYGFAAILAIGILPIPFQVAMITAGLSGYPIVLFALAALMARGLRYYGLAWLVHRFGHRVESMWKRHALKTSLALGTVVLLLVLGMQALAGLIV, translated from the coding sequence ATGGCCTTCACTTCCACGCGAACCAAGCAGTGGTTCGAGCGTATCAACGGCTCGAAAAACATGCTGTGGCTGCTCGCCACGCTCTCTTTCCTAGAGACCATCATTTTGCCGATTCCCATCGAACTCGTGCTGATTCCGCTCATGGCGGTGAATCGTCAACGCATTTGGGCGATGGCCACCGCCACCACGCTGGGCTGTTTAGCGGCGTCCATCGTCGGTTACGGCGTGGGCATGGTGTTGTACCAGTCCGTCGGCACTTGGTTCATCGACTTCATGGGAATGCAGCAAAGCTATCAGGCGTTTCAGAGCTTTTTCGACCAATACGGCTTTGCCGCCATTTTAGCGATTGGCATTTTGCCGATTCCGTTCCAGGTGGCGATGATTACCGCTGGGCTCTCGGGCTACCCGATCGTGCTGTTCGCCCTGGCAGCACTGATGGCTCGCGGGCTGCGCTACTATGGCCTGGCGTGGCTGGTACATCGTTTTGGGCACCGAGTGGAAAGCATGTGGAAACGCCACGCGCTGAAGACCAGCCTAGCGCTGGGCACTGTGGTGCTTCTGTTAGTGCTGGGGATGCAGGCGCTGGCGGGGCTGATCGTGTAG